The proteins below come from a single Terriglobia bacterium genomic window:
- a CDS encoding L,D-transpeptidase has protein sequence MSKINGNSMRMAKAKWIVAVLLMVTADALAQKQQPARQVLVSIPDRKLAVLEDGRVLKVFPVAVGADDSPSPDGEFQIVNRLSNPTYYHPGKVIPAGPANPLGSRWIGLSLKGYGIHGTNAPRSIGKAASHGCIRMAKRDLEHFFEMVRVGDTVAIRAEADAQTAQIFGSTETVVAQAETTSTVAAGQ, from the coding sequence ATGAGCAAGATCAACGGAAACTCGATGCGGATGGCGAAGGCGAAGTGGATCGTGGCAGTCCTGCTGATGGTCACCGCCGACGCCCTGGCGCAGAAACAGCAGCCCGCGCGCCAGGTGCTGGTCAGCATCCCCGACCGCAAGCTCGCGGTCCTGGAAGACGGCCGCGTCCTCAAGGTATTCCCGGTTGCGGTCGGCGCCGACGACAGCCCCAGCCCCGACGGCGAGTTCCAGATCGTCAACCGCCTCAGCAACCCGACCTACTACCACCCGGGCAAGGTCATCCCCGCCGGGCCGGCCAATCCGCTGGGTTCGCGCTGGATTGGCCTGAGCCTCAAGGGATACGGCATTCACGGCACGAACGCGCCGCGCTCCATCGGCAAGGCTGCCTCGCATGGCTGCATTCGCATGGCGAAGCGCGACCTCGAGCACTTTTTCGAGATGGTGCGCGTGGGCGACACGGTGGCCATCCGCGCCGAAGCCGATGCCCAGACGGCGCAGATCTTCGGCTCGACCGAGACGGTTGTTGCCCAGGCGGAGACCACCTCGACAGTTGCGGCAGGCCAGTAG